A genome region from Synergistaceae bacterium includes the following:
- a CDS encoding ABC transporter permease, giving the protein MVLALNFLLFRIMPGDPVASVMDPSFSPEAKEQLRKLYGLDTPLPTQFLLYVKSTLSFDFGVSFLTGRPVADELRSRVPNTAALLGSSLLLSAAIGTWLGMKAALRRGSFLEKCVLWSGALSFSFPSFFLQLLLLMAFASMIPVFPLRGTLSVPPPAGLAALTLDYARHMALPVLSLTLLGFGGWAIYVRNLAVKVMGEDFVLMARARGLPARKILFGHVFRTMLPTLLTLLLLSLPGVVSGAVLTETVFSLHGVGRFLLEAVTGHDYPAAGASFFLLSLLTVACNLLADLLYPITDPRVRMERSAR; this is encoded by the coding sequence ATGGTGCTGGCGCTCAACTTTCTGCTCTTCCGCATCATGCCGGGCGACCCTGTCGCCTCGGTCATGGACCCGTCGTTCTCCCCCGAGGCAAAGGAGCAGCTCCGGAAGCTATACGGCCTTGACACGCCTCTGCCGACCCAGTTCCTGCTGTACGTGAAGTCCACACTGTCGTTCGACTTCGGAGTCTCCTTCCTGACGGGCAGGCCGGTGGCGGACGAGCTTCGCTCCCGCGTGCCCAATACCGCCGCCCTGCTGGGAAGCAGCCTGCTTCTGTCCGCGGCGATAGGCACGTGGCTAGGCATGAAGGCGGCTCTCCGCAGGGGGAGTTTTCTTGAGAAGTGCGTGCTGTGGAGCGGCGCACTCTCCTTCTCCTTTCCCTCCTTCTTCCTGCAGCTGCTTCTGCTGATGGCCTTCGCCTCCATGATCCCCGTCTTCCCGCTGCGGGGGACCCTCTCCGTTCCGCCCCCCGCCGGTTTGGCAGCTCTGACGCTTGACTACGCGCGGCACATGGCGCTTCCCGTGCTCTCCCTGACCCTGCTCGGCTTCGGCGGCTGGGCCATCTACGTCCGCAACCTGGCTGTGAAGGTTATGGGCGAGGACTTCGTACTGATGGCCCGGGCCAGGGGCCTTCCAGCCCGGAAAATCCTGTTCGGGCACGTATTCAGGACCATGCTGCCTACGCTGCTGACCCTGCTGCTTCTATCCCTGCCGGGCGTAGTCTCCGGCGCTGTGCTCACGGAGACGGTCTTCTCCCTGCACGGAGTGGGTCGCTTTCTGCTGGAGGCCGTCACGGGGCACGACTACCCCGCCGCGGGCGCCTCCTTCTTCCTGCTGTCGCTGCTGACCGTGGCCTGCAACCTCCTGGCCGACCTTCTCTATCCCATCACGGACCCGAGAGTGCGCATGGAGAGGAGCGCCCGATGA
- the glpK gene encoding glycerol kinase GlpK — translation MSKKKYVLAIDQGTTSSRAIVFDLEGTPVNSHQMEHEQIFPAPGWVEHNAMEIWSRVRDVIREVVDKNGVGPGAIGAIGITNQRETTVVWDKSTGRPVCNAIVWQCMRTQDFCEEWKKAPGWEEKVNDITGLVINPYFSGTKIKWILDNVPGVRERAEDGEVLFGNMDTWVTWNLTGGPDGGVHVTDVTNASRTLLMNIETLQWDSEMLGFLGIPEAMLPAIKPSSHVYGYTSDKIAGSDIPVSGILGDQQAALFGQTCFSPGEAKNTYGTGCFMLLNIGDRPARSKNGLLTTVAYGLEEGSAVYALEGSIAIAGAAVQWLRDNLRLFDDAPDSEWFAGKVEDSGGIYFVPAFSGLYAPYWDMSARGAVVGLTRYITKEHLIRATLESICYQTRDVQEAMDADSGVPLSALKVDGGAVKNNLLMQIQADILGVPVIRPVVNETTALGAAYAAGLAAGLWSSMDELRSHWKADREFGPSLPADRRDEMYEGWKKAVDKSRGWV, via the coding sequence ATGTCAAAAAAGAAGTATGTCCTGGCGATCGACCAGGGTACCACCAGCAGCAGGGCGATAGTGTTCGACCTTGAGGGGACTCCTGTCAACTCGCACCAGATGGAGCACGAGCAGATCTTCCCCGCTCCCGGATGGGTGGAGCATAATGCGATGGAGATCTGGTCGAGAGTGAGGGACGTCATACGCGAGGTCGTGGACAAGAACGGGGTCGGACCGGGCGCTATCGGCGCAATAGGGATAACCAACCAGCGAGAGACGACCGTCGTCTGGGACAAGAGCACCGGAAGGCCCGTGTGCAACGCGATCGTCTGGCAGTGCATGAGGACCCAGGACTTCTGCGAGGAGTGGAAAAAGGCACCCGGCTGGGAGGAAAAGGTTAACGACATCACCGGCCTGGTCATCAACCCTTACTTCTCCGGCACGAAGATAAAGTGGATACTGGACAACGTGCCCGGCGTCCGCGAGAGGGCCGAGGACGGAGAGGTCCTGTTCGGGAACATGGATACCTGGGTCACATGGAATCTCACCGGCGGCCCGGATGGAGGCGTCCACGTAACCGACGTCACCAACGCCTCGCGTACCCTCCTTATGAACATAGAGACCCTGCAGTGGGATTCGGAGATGCTTGGCTTCCTCGGCATCCCCGAGGCTATGCTGCCTGCGATAAAGCCGAGCAGCCACGTCTACGGGTACACATCCGATAAAATTGCCGGCTCGGATATCCCCGTTTCCGGCATACTCGGCGATCAGCAGGCGGCTCTCTTCGGCCAGACCTGCTTTTCCCCCGGGGAGGCCAAGAACACCTACGGCACCGGCTGTTTCATGCTGCTGAACATCGGCGACAGGCCCGCGCGCTCGAAGAACGGGCTGCTCACCACAGTCGCCTACGGGCTGGAGGAGGGCAGTGCGGTCTATGCCCTCGAGGGCTCGATCGCCATCGCGGGCGCAGCGGTGCAGTGGCTTCGCGACAACCTGCGCCTGTTCGACGACGCCCCGGACTCGGAGTGGTTCGCGGGCAAGGTGGAGGACAGCGGTGGAATCTACTTCGTCCCCGCCTTCTCCGGGCTGTACGCCCCCTACTGGGACATGAGCGCTCGCGGGGCCGTGGTCGGCCTGACGCGGTACATCACTAAGGAGCACCTCATCCGTGCGACGCTTGAGAGCATCTGCTACCAGACTCGCGACGTGCAGGAGGCGATGGACGCCGACTCGGGCGTGCCGCTCAGTGCACTGAAGGTCGACGGTGGAGCCGTGAAGAACAACCTGCTGATGCAGATACAGGCCGATATCCTGGGCGTGCCGGTCATACGGCCGGTTGTGAACGAAACTACCGCCCTTGGTGCCGCTTACGCCGCTGGGCTTGCGGCGGGCCTCTGGAGCAGCATGGACGAGCTGCGCAGCCATTGGAAGGCGGACAGGGAGTTCGGTCCGTCGCTGCCGGCCGACAGGCGCGATGAGATGTACGAGGGTTGGAAGAAGGCCGTGGACAAGTCCAGGGGCTGGGTCTGA
- a CDS encoding ABC transporter permease produces the protein MTGLIRRWSFWCLLALTVLALFGESLFDHRPGQPVASPFCKPLWLSRDQPPTTSLTLNRDTPELSLDWRYSPPSGLSIAVDDSAGDTGLFVEIVKPGEPPLQLAPLTGGFRADGRDIAFKRSLGLPPFKDAAASLFDRRGEYLISVSGAGDFDGSVTIRLEGGRWGLLGTDQRGRDVAALFTAGVRVSLIVGLFAALLATFLGTSVGLAAGYLGGWTDVLAMRLVDLLLSIPLLPVLMALAAMWGKGLWQLVLILSVFSWMSTARTVRSLILSLRDAPYIEGLRGLGARSGYILRRHLLPETFPVLLATMTLGVPGAILSEAGLSFLGLSDPRVISWGRMLHEAHSFGAFTAGAWWLLLPPGLGITLLCLAFQDLGKHLEERVDPRLRGARR, from the coding sequence ATGACCGGCCTTATTCGCAGATGGAGCTTCTGGTGCCTCCTGGCCCTCACCGTCCTGGCCCTTTTCGGCGAGAGTCTGTTCGACCACCGGCCAGGCCAGCCGGTGGCCTCCCCCTTCTGCAAGCCTCTGTGGCTGAGCCGGGATCAGCCCCCCACCACCAGCCTGACTCTGAACCGCGACACGCCCGAGCTATCGCTCGACTGGCGCTACTCCCCGCCCTCGGGTCTTTCGATCGCAGTCGACGACTCGGCCGGCGACACAGGGCTCTTCGTGGAGATCGTAAAGCCGGGAGAGCCGCCCCTTCAGCTCGCCCCCCTGACGGGAGGCTTCAGGGCCGACGGCCGCGACATAGCCTTCAAGCGCTCGCTTGGGCTGCCCCCCTTCAAGGACGCCGCTGCCTCCCTGTTCGACCGGCGCGGAGAGTACCTCATCTCTGTCTCGGGCGCCGGGGATTTCGATGGCTCGGTGACTATCAGGCTGGAGGGCGGAAGGTGGGGGCTTCTGGGGACCGACCAGAGGGGAAGGGACGTCGCCGCGCTCTTCACCGCCGGGGTGCGCGTCTCCCTCATCGTGGGCCTGTTCGCGGCGCTTCTGGCTACCTTCCTCGGGACGTCGGTCGGGCTGGCCGCGGGCTACCTCGGCGGATGGACCGATGTGCTGGCGATGAGGCTCGTGGACCTTCTGCTGTCGATACCTCTGCTGCCCGTGCTGATGGCGCTGGCGGCCATGTGGGGCAAGGGACTGTGGCAGCTGGTGCTGATACTCTCCGTCTTCTCATGGATGAGCACGGCCCGGACTGTTCGCTCGCTGATCCTCTCCCTGAGGGACGCGCCATATATCGAAGGGCTGCGCGGGCTGGGGGCGCGCTCCGGGTACATTCTGCGAAGGCATCTGCTGCCGGAGACATTCCCGGTGCTGCTGGCGACCATGACTCTCGGGGTGCCTGGCGCGATCCTGTCAGAGGCGGGGCTCTCCTTCCTCGGGCTTTCCGACCCGCGCGTGATCTCCTGGGGAAGGATGCTTCACGAGGCCCACTCCTTCGGGGCCTTCACCGCCGGGGCATGGTGGCTGCTGCTGCCTCCGGGGCTTGGAATAACCCTGCTCTGCCTTGCCTTCCAGGATTTGGGCAAGCACCTGGAGGAGAGGGTGGACCCGAGGCTGAGGGGGGCTCGGAGATGA
- a CDS encoding ABC transporter substrate-binding protein has product MKRHFLSALALAVLLFSVLSPHPGWSYSDFDPKSYSAPKIKDLYLVIIRDPDAQIMALRNGQVDILGNLHRPVDVDTLADDTNVDLSLAAGFHGFFLGFNNREFPWDRVELRRAAWQALPREQIVRDLFAGYAEPLSTFLPPISPYFDPTIKGWPYDPDAARTALAEAGWTLDTDGVLISPDGRKIPPQKILSPTAAVVPTTAELAVRAAEALTAIGIPVSTEPMDFSAMLSRLDERDFQLYVLAWQMTRDPDSLYSLYSSKLDIPGGHNIPGISDPELDRELDRLRFAPDATTALDAASDAQRLLVDLAPVAPIYSRYSVSAVRRDWKDFLVTDRTTADNIWSLLSMKPASGPMRPLYLVQEEEPRALNPFTSSSAYDWQVMSLVYDALIAVDPYTLETIPWLATSWTVTTEDEGNGHHTTLTFHLREGVKWHDGHPLTARDAAYTYEFLRENKPPRYFDNVDNIERVEVPDDLTLVVTMKNVSFWHLHRIGGLPVLPRHIVEKVDDWRSWLPASVKHEEDYSLTRMIGSGPFILREYKPGEYVHLTSNEDFWLGGR; this is encoded by the coding sequence ATGAAAAGACATTTCCTGAGCGCTCTCGCACTCGCCGTGCTTCTCTTCTCTGTTCTGTCGCCCCATCCCGGATGGTCTTACTCGGACTTCGACCCGAAGAGCTACTCCGCACCGAAGATAAAGGACCTCTACCTGGTGATAATCAGGGACCCGGACGCGCAGATAATGGCGCTCCGAAACGGGCAGGTCGACATCCTCGGCAACCTTCACAGGCCGGTGGACGTAGATACTCTCGCCGACGACACCAACGTGGACCTCTCCCTTGCGGCGGGCTTTCACGGCTTCTTCCTGGGCTTCAATAACAGGGAGTTTCCGTGGGACCGGGTCGAGCTTCGCCGGGCGGCGTGGCAGGCGCTGCCACGCGAGCAGATCGTGCGAGACCTCTTCGCAGGTTACGCCGAGCCTCTGTCCACCTTCCTTCCACCCATATCTCCCTACTTCGACCCTACGATCAAAGGCTGGCCGTACGACCCCGACGCAGCGCGAACCGCACTGGCCGAGGCTGGATGGACCCTTGACACGGACGGCGTCCTGATCTCCCCCGACGGAAGAAAGATTCCTCCCCAGAAGATACTTTCCCCGACCGCGGCTGTCGTCCCGACCACAGCGGAGCTGGCTGTGAGGGCCGCCGAGGCGCTGACCGCTATCGGCATACCGGTAAGCACGGAGCCGATGGACTTCTCCGCCATGCTGTCGCGGCTGGACGAGCGTGACTTTCAGCTCTACGTGCTTGCGTGGCAGATGACGCGCGACCCGGACTCGCTGTACTCCCTCTACTCCTCGAAGCTGGACATTCCGGGAGGGCACAACATCCCCGGCATCTCGGACCCGGAACTCGACAGGGAGCTGGACCGCCTCCGCTTCGCCCCGGACGCGACCACGGCGCTGGACGCGGCCTCAGACGCTCAGAGGCTCCTCGTCGACCTTGCCCCCGTCGCTCCGATCTACAGCAGATACTCTGTCTCCGCAGTCAGGCGCGACTGGAAGGACTTCCTGGTGACGGACAGGACGACCGCGGACAACATCTGGAGCTTGCTCTCGATGAAGCCGGCGTCCGGCCCTATGCGCCCCCTCTACCTGGTGCAGGAGGAAGAACCAAGGGCACTCAACCCGTTCACATCCAGCTCCGCCTACGACTGGCAGGTGATGAGCCTGGTCTACGATGCCCTTATCGCAGTCGATCCATACACCCTGGAGACCATCCCTTGGCTGGCGACCTCGTGGACCGTCACCACGGAGGACGAGGGCAACGGTCACCACACGACGCTGACCTTCCACCTGCGCGAGGGAGTCAAATGGCACGACGGACACCCGCTGACCGCTCGCGACGCGGCATATACCTACGAGTTTCTGCGGGAGAACAAGCCACCACGTTACTTCGATAACGTTGACAACATCGAGAGAGTTGAGGTGCCGGACGACCTCACCCTGGTAGTGACGATGAAGAACGTCAGCTTCTGGCATCTGCACAGGATAGGCGGACTCCCGGTCCTGCCGAGGCACATAGTGGAGAAGGTGGACGACTGGAGAAGCTGGCTCCCCGCGTCGGTTAAGCACGAGGAGGACTACTCCCTCACCCGGATGATCGGCTCCGGGCCGTTCATCCTTCGTGAGTACAAGCCGGGGGAGTACGTTCACCTGACCTCCAACGAGGATTTCTGGCTGGGCGGGCGGTGA